The genomic DNA AAAAGCAATTTCGCAATACCCTTGATTAATTAACTGTATGACATATTGTTGTAAGTCTCTCCATGAAATATCATAGCTAATTCCATATGTTTTTATATGTTCATACCCTTTTCCGTAAACAGCGGCGTTTTTAGCACCTCGTAGTACATCTACTATCATACCAATAGCCTCTTGTTGTTTTAATCTGTAAATGGTAGATAGTATTTTCTGTGCAATAATAGTTCCGTCAAAAAATTGAGGAGGATTTTTACAAACGTCGCAATTGCCACAGTCATCAGCCAAGAGCTCACCAAAATAGCTTAAGAGTATTTTTCGTCTGCAAGTATTTGCTTCTGTAAATTGCTTCATACGATCTAGTTTAGCAAGTTGCACTTCTTGGTTACTGGCTCCTTCTGTAAATTTTCGTAATTGAATTACATCTGCATAACTATGAAATAAGAGCGCTTTAGAAAGTAGTCCATCTCTACCAGCTCTACCAATTTCTTGGTAGTAACCTTCCATATTTTTAGGCATATTGTAATGAATGACCCAGCGGACATTTGATTTGTCAATTCCCATACCAAAGGCAACAGTGGCACAAATGACCTTTTTTCTATCAAAAATAAAGTCCTCTTGCACTTTATTCCTTTTTTCAAAAGAAAGTCCTGCATGGTAAGCTGCTGCATCAATACCGTTGGTTATTAGTTTATTAGCTAGCTGTTCGGTTGCTTTTCTGCTTAAACAATAAATGATACCATATTCGTCTTTTCTTTGATTGATAAATTGAACGATTTGTTGTATTCTTTTATCAGCTAAGCGTACTTCTATAGCAATATTTTTTCTATCAAAAGACGAAATGAAATTAGTAGCATGAGGAATGTTTAGTTGCGTTAGTATATCCTCTCGAGTTGCTTTATCTGCGGTTGCTGTTAATGCTACGATAGGAGTACTCGGTAGTTTCTTTTTTAAATAGCCTAATTGTTGATAAGAGGGTCTAAAATCATGCCCCCAAGAAGAAATACAATGGGCTTCATCTATAGCAATACAACTGATATACTTTTGGTTGACGATGTTTTCTAAAATACTTAAACTTTCAGGAGCTACATATAGTAGCTTTAGTTCTTTTTTTAAAATACGTTCTATAATTGTATCATGCTCTGTGCTATGCTGACTACTGTTAAAATAGGCAGCAGGAATACCATTTGCATTGAGCCCATCAACTTGATCTTTCATTAAAGCAATTAATGGTGATATGACTAGGGTTACCCCTTCAAATAATAAAGCAGGTAGTTGGAAGCAAATAGATTTACCTCCTCCTGTAGGCATGATTACGAGGGTATCTTTTTTAGAAAGTATATTAGAAATGATGTCTTGTTGTTGACCACGGAATGTATCGTAACCAAAGTATTTTTTTAAAGTAGAGAGGTGTAATGTTGTCGTATCTTCTTGCAATGTATGGCTTTTTGAGAGACAAAAATAAGAGATCTATTTGGAAATGTTTACCACCAAACGACAAAGAATTTTAATAATTGCCCATTTGCTTTTTTTAGCCAACATAATGGCGCTTTTTTTTCTTGTAAGTAGTGGTTAATCTGAAGGGTATATTCATTAAAAGAAAGCCATTTTACTTGTGTATGAGGTGATGTTAGCCAGTTGTGTTTGCTAGGAATGTAAAACTTGCTATTAGAAAATTGTTGGAGTGCATCAATATTTATATAAAACCCTGAAAGGCATTTGTTATTGATGTTTTGAAGTGTAGGAGTATTATTTAGAGGAGTAAATAGTTGTGCCTTAAAATATACTTGTTGCTGTATATGGCTTGCTTTAAGTTGGAGTTTTTTTAAGAGTGGTGCTGTTTGTGGGTGGTAGAGTAGTGGGAGTTGCTTTTCTTTTAGTTTGGTTAATTTTTGAATGAGTGAATCTTTTCTATTGGGGCTTATCCAATGCTCCATTTCTGTGTTTCCTACCGTTGCATCATATAAGTAGAATTTATAAATGATTTCTAAATGAATAGGAAGCTGATTTTTTAAGAGTAGGCAATCCAATTCACCAAGCGTTCTTTTTTCTTGTTGAATTTGGACATTTTCAATTAAGATATCAATTGTTTTTTGTTGCTGGAGTTCAAAAGAAACGAAACGTTCAACCAATTTTCCTAAACGTGGTTTTTTAGGAATTTGAGTAGTAAATTTATGGGTGTTTATGTTGGGCGTCTCGTATTGAGTTATACCAAAAACTCCTTTTCCTTGCCATAGAAAAGGTGTTTGTAAAAATCCTTCATATTGATATTGTAATTCTTTTGATTTTTGGGGCATGTTACATCGTTATGATGATTCGCAATCATATGCTTGTCATCTTTTATTTGATGCCTAATTTATCTAATACTAATTGTGTAATATCAAAACGTTCATCAATATATCCAAATTCGTTTCCATTGGTGGTTAGTATTTGTGTATATCCATTAGCTTTTGCAACTTCGGCTATGGTTTCACTTAGCTTTTGATACAATGGGCGCATAGATTGTTCTCTTTGGAGTTGCAACATTTTAGCTCCGTTCTGTTTGAATTTGGTTAAATTGTTTTCTAAAGTGATAATTTCTGTTGACTTTGCTTTTTTATCAGCAGTACTCATCGTTTTTAATCCAGCTTTGTATGCTTCAACTTTGGTTTGGTATTCTTTTCCTTTTATTTGGAAAGAAGAGTCGAGCTGCTTGGCGTATTTTTCTACTCTTTTTAATATGTGTTTCATTTGTGGCATCTTACCAATAATAAAATCGCTGTTAACGGTACCCAATTTTGTTTGAGAGAACACCGTAATATTAATAAAAAGAAAAAGAATAAGTGAGATTTTTAAGTACATGTTTTATAGTTTTTGATGGATGGTTTGTATGATGTTTCTAATATCATCTTTGAAATCAAACCAGATGATATTGGTATCCTTTCTAAACCAAGTCATTTGTCGTTTAGCAAATCGTCGGGTATTTTTTTTAATTTCAGCAATAGCAGTATCTAAGGTGAAGTTGCCATCGAAATAAGAAAATAATTCACGATACCCAACCGTTTGTAAGGCATTTAAGTGTTTGTAAGGGTATAGTTTTTTAGCTTCCTCTAACAACCCGTTTTCTAGCATTATATCCACTCGTTGGTTAATTCTATCGTATATGATTTCTCTATCAGCGGTCAATCCAATTTTAATTGATTTAAAATTTCGAGGAGCTTTGGGTTTGTTTTTAAAGCTTGAATATGTTTGTTGGCTACCTATGCAAATTTCTAAAGCACGTATTAGCCTATGTGGATTGTTTATGGCAATGGTATTGTATGCTTCTGGGTCTAATTTTTTTAGTTGGTTTTGCAAAGAGATTATTCCTTCAGTATTTAATTGAGAAGAGAGTTGTACTCTTATTTCAGGAGAAACTTCAGGAAACTCATCGAGTCCTTTTAAAGCGGCATCTACATACAAACCACTGCCGCCTACCATGATTTGTATGGTATTTTGTAAAAATAAGGTTTTTAGTTTGGCTAAAGCCGCTCTCTCAAAATGACCAACACTGTAGGTATCAAATATGCTAATATTTTGTATAAAATGGTGATGTGCAGCTTTAAGTTCATCTTTATCAGGAACAGCTGTACCTATTGTCATTTCTTTAAAGAATTGGCGAGAATCGCAAGATATGATATCGCTATTAAAATGCTGCGCCAATTGAATGCTCAATGCTGTTTTACCTATTGCTGTTGGCCCTACAATGGTAATTAATGTATGTTTAGAGTTTTCCAAAGCTTAGTTTAATTTACTTCCACAATTATAACAAAAATCGGCATTATCATGATGCCCCTCTATCGAGCAATTACCACAAGATTGTGTGTTGGTGTGTATGTTTTCTACTTTTGTCATTTCAGAAGTAACAATTCCAGTAGGTACAGCAATGATACCATATCCTAAAATCATAATAATGCTAGCAATAAATTGACCAAATGGCGTATGAGGAGCAATATCTCCATAACCTACGGTGGTTAATGTTACCACTGCCCAATAAACACTTCTAGGAATACTTGTAAAACCATTTTCTCCTCCTTCAATCAAATACATAACAGTACCCAAGATAACGCATAGAATGATTACAAAAAATAAAAAGACAGCAATTTTGGCTCTACTGGCTTTTAAGGCTTTTATAAAATTGTTAGATGCACCAATAAAACGAGCAAGCTTTAAAATTCTGAATACACGTAGCAATCGCAATCCTCTTAAAGCTACTAAACTATGAGTTCCTGTAAAAAAGATAGCCAAATATTTAGGTATTGTAGATAGCAAATCAATAATACCATAAAAACTAAAAATATATTTGGTAGGCTTATGTATAGCAACAATTCTTAAAATATATTCTATAGTAAATAATATGGTAATAAACCATTCAGTAGTATTTAATAGTTTTGAATATTCAGCGTTAATAGCTTCAACACTTTCTAACATTACTAGTAAGATACTAGCAAGAATGGCTAGTAGTAAGACTACATCAAAAAGCTTTCCTGCTGGAGTATCTGCTTCGTAAATGATTTCGTGCAATTTTTGTTTCCAAGTAGTATTTTTAGCTTGTTGTTGGTTCAAGAAATAATTTTTTTATGTTCTGATACAATACTACAAATTATTTTAGAATGACTTGTGTAATTTTTTTCAATTTGATAAAAAAAACATGGTTTTGGATGCTTTTTTATTGTATTTGATAAATAAAATGGCTAAAAGTACTCAAGGTTGTTGTTTTGGTTTAAAAATTGAATGTTTGAATGGGTTGGTATAAGTTTATTTAGAGGCGGATAATTTTTTGTACTTTTTTTCTTTGAAGGTAATTTTTAATAATGGTTTTGGCTAGCATTTTATTAGGAATAGGGGTTAGGATTGATTTTAAAATTTCTATTTTATTTTCTTGATGGGCTAAATTGGTGAAGCCGTATCCAATAATTTCATTGTTTTCTATTAGAATAACAGAGTGTTCTTCTACATTTCTTCCTTTGTCCACCAAAATCATATTGGTGTGGTTAAAAGGAGTTAGATTCATTGTTTTTCGTTTTTTACGAATATTATATTTGGGATTTAATGTTTCTAACTCGCTATAATACTTCAGTCTTGTTAAGAGCTCATTTCCTGTTTCTTCATAGGTAAAAGAGATTACTTTGTCTTGAAGTTTTTTAGATCTTTTGCTTGTTTTTATAAAAACATTATTGATTTCTTTTTTAATATTAGCTCCTCTTCCTACAAAAATAACGTTTCCTTGCGCATTGTGTAGGTAAAATACCCCCATTACATCAGGGGCTTTGTCAAGCAATGCATTAAGTTTGTTTTTAGTGTTTCTTTTATCAGCATATTTTACAGCATTTTTTAATATTTCTTTTTCTGTATCTTTTTCTAAGAGTAATTTAAATAGTTTTACGGTAGCTAGTGCATCTCCATTGGCTCTATGCCTATCAGATACAGGAATGCCTAAAAATCTAGACAGCTTTCCAAGGCTATGAGAAGGGGCCTCCGGAATTAGCTTTTTACTGAGTTCAACAGTACAAAGTGTGTTTCTTTGAAACTCAAATCCGAGTCTTTTAAATTCAGTTCTTAATATTCGGTAGTCAAAACTAGCATTATGAGCTACTAAAATACAGTTTTCAGTAATTTCAACAATTCGTTTTGCAATTTCATAAAACTTAGGGGCATTCCGTAGCATTTTACTGTTTATACCTGTTAATTTAACAACAAATTCTTGAATTTCTCTTTCAGGATTTACCAGAGAAATAAACTGATCTACAACGGTATGACCATCAAATTTGTATATAGCAATTTCAGTAATGCCTTCTTCATTGTATTTACCTCCGGTAGTTTCGATATCTAGAATTACGTACAATACTTTTTATTTTTAAGGGGGGTTATATAAACGTTCTATTTTTTCTTTATAATAAAATGAATGTTATTTATAAGGGGAATTATAATTGGGTATTTTATAAGAAAAATAATTGAGCTCTAAAATTACATAATATAATTTCTATGACCAAAAATAGCGCTGCCAATTCTTACCATATTACTTCCGTTTTCAATAGCTATTTTGTAGTCTCCACTCATACCAATAGAGAGGGTTTTTAGTGTTGTATGTTGCAATTTTAATTGGTCAAATAAAGTTTTTAAAGAAGAAAATTCATTTTTTATTTGTGTAGTATCTTCTGTAAAAGTAGCCATTCCCATAAAGCCTACAATTTTTATATTTTTTAAGGCTAAAATTTCGTCAGAGCTTATCAATGTTGCAATATCATTAAAAGATAATCCAAATTTTGTTGCTTCTTGAGCAATACGAGCTTGTAATAAACATTTTATAACCCTATGATGCTTTTCAGCTTGTTTATTAATTTCTTTAAGAGTTTTAAAACTATCTACTCCATGAATTAAATCAACAAAGTGTGCCATGTATTTTACTTTGTTCTTTTGTAAATGACCAATCATATGCCATTGAATATCTTTAGGTAAGGCATCATATTTTACAACCATTTCCTGAATTTTATTTTCTCCAAAAATTCGTTGACCAGCATTATAAGCTTCTTGTATATCAGCAATCGGTTTGGTTTTAGAAACCGCAACAAGGGTGACTTCTTTAGGTAGCTGAGATTTTATATGATGTAAATTTTTTGAGATGGTATTTAAAGGTTCCATTGATTTAGTAAGAAAGTTAAAATTCGTAAATGGTTAACGCACTGCGTAATTTAGGTTCTATATAAGTTGTTTTTGGAGGCATTAAAAGATCGGCATCTACAATTTCTTTTAATTCGCTGATATTGGTAGGTAGCATTCCAAAAGAAACTTTAAAATGACCTGCATCAACTTTTGTTTTTAGTTCTAGGCTATCAGATTTGTTTTGAGAATATACAATTTTAGAAGCATTTCTAATATCATCAATGCCTAAAATTGGTTTTAAGACTGTTTGATAGAGGATTTGTGCATCTAATTTACTCAAAGCATCTGTAAATTGATACGCTGATTTTCTGAGGCTCAAAGCATAAAAATCGCCATTTAAGTACATGCTAAAATGGTGTTTTTCTTTAGGTTTGTAAAGTTCTTGCCCTTTGTATTCTATTTTGAAGAAGGCATCTAGTTCTATTAGAAATTCTTCTACGGATAATCCGTTTAAATCTTTTACAAAACGATTGAATTCATAAATGCTTAATTGGCTTTCAGGTAGTAAATAACTCATAAAAAAGTTATAAGCTTCTTTGCCTGTATGATTCGGATTGTTTTCTGCTATATTTTTAGCCAGCATACATGAAGATGTAGAACGATGATGCCCATCAGCAATATACAGCGTATTAATATTTTGGAAAGATGCTGTAATTAACGCAATATCTGCTGAATCGTTGATAATCCATAAAAAATGCGATTCTTTATCAGTGGTAGTAAATTCATATTCAGCTCTGTTTTTCTGGTACTTTTTTATGACTTTATCAATAGTAGCATCATCAGGATAAGTAAGTAATACGGGTTCAGCATTAAAGCCTGTATTTTTTAAATAGTTTTCAAATAATAATTCACGTTCTCTCAGGGTTCCTTCATGCTTTTTTATGGTATTATTGTAGTAATCTTCAATAGAAGTAGCAGCTATAATTCCACAGAAGGAGTTAGTGAGTGTTATTTTTTGATAAATATAAAAAGAAGCATTGGCATCTTGTGTAAAAATGGCATCTTCTTTAAATTCTAAATAACGATTATGCACCAATTTAAATCGTTGTTCTCCGCTAATATCTTGTTTGTGGTATTTGTACCCAGGATTAATTACATGCAAAAAGGTGTAAGGGTTAAAGCTTAGTTTTGCATCCAACATTTCTGGAGTATATATTTCATAAGATTTTGAAGAAACTAGAGCAACTTTATCTCTAGTTGCTCTAACTGCTTTAAATGGTTTAACAGTAGCCATATGCTATTCAGAAAGTAATTTTACAATTTGTTGAGCTAATTCGGTTCCCATTCTATTTTCAGCTTCCATAGTAGCGCTACCAATATGAGGAGTCATTGAAATTTCAGGATTCATTAGTAACTGTATTTCAGGAGTAGGTTCATTTTCAAAAACATCTAAAGCAGCATACCTTACTTTACCGGTTTCTATTGCATTTACAAGAGCAACTTCATCTAAAGCGCCTCCTTGAGCTGTATTAATAATACCTACGCCGTCTTTCATTTTACGGAATTCCTCTTCTTTGATAATGTATTCGGAAGAATATTTGAGTATGGTAATAAAATCAGCATGTTGAAAAAGTTCTTCCGCTGGTTTTATATCAATGTTAATCATCACAGATTGCCCATTGTAAAAAGGAATGGTTATAGTTGTTTTTTCTAAGTTATCGCTTGTTGCAATTACATTCATTCCAATGCCTAGTGCTATTTTAGCAACTTCTTTACCAGTAGCATCAAGCCCAAGTATTCCTAGTGTTTTTCCTCGTAATTCGATTCCTTTAGAAAACTCTTTTCTTAGAGAGTTAAAACGTGTTTCACCTTCTAAAGGCATTTCTCTATTGGATTGATGTAAGAAACGCACCATTCCAAATAAGTGTGCAAATACCAATTCTGCTACAGCATTTGAAGTAGCAGTAGGAGTATTGATAACGAGAACTCCATTTTCATGAGCATATGCAGCATCAATATTATCCATATGCAATCCTGCGCAACCAATCAATTTAATACTTGGACAAGCCTCTATTAATTCTTGGTGTATTTGGGTGCTGTTTTTTACAAGAATGGCGTCAATTTGATGCTCGTTGATATAGTTTTCTAATTGTCTTTGCGCAACTTTAGTGGTACGTACTTCAAATCCATTTTTTTCTAAAGTATCAATCCCGCTTTGAGAAATTCCGTCGTTTGCTAATATTTTCATTAATTATATTTAGAATGATATTATTTTTAAGCTTTTCTTTCTAATTCTTGCATTACATCCACTAATGCTTGCACACTATAGAGAGGCAGTGCATTATACATACTGGCTCTATACCCACCAACGCTTCTGTGCCCATGGAGTCCATTAATTCCAGCATCTAGCCACAAGGCATCAAAAGTATTTTTTAAAGCACTGTTTTTGAGTATAAATGTTGCATTCATATTACTTCTGTCTTCTTTAACTGAAAGTCCTTCAAATAAAGGATTTCTGTCAATTTCATTGTATAGTAAAGAGGCTTTTTGATTGTTTACGTTTTCAATAAACGGAATACCTCCTAAGTTACTTAACCATTCAAGGGTAAGCATTGAAACATATACAGAAAATACAGGAGGAGTGTTGAACATGCTATCTTTATTTAGATGTATTTGGTAGTTAAGTATTGAAGGTATTTCACGCTCAACTTTCCCTAAAATATCTTCTTTAATAACGACCAAGGTAGTACCTGCTGGCCCCATATTTTTTTGCGCCCCAGCATATATTAAGTCGAATTTAGAAAAATCTAATTGACGAGAAAAAATATCTGAACTCATGTCGCATACAGTTGGGATGGGGGTTTCAGGAAAACTTTTCATTTGCGTTCCATAAATGGTATTATTGCTAGTGCAGTGAAAATAATCAGCATCACTAGGAATATGATATCCTTTAGGAATATAATTGAAGTTATTGTTTTTAGAAGAAGCGACCTCTACTAATTCACCAAAAAGCGTAGCTTCTTTAATAGCTTTAGAGCTCCATGTTCCAGTATTAAGGTAAGCCGCTTTTTTATTTAGTAGGTTATAGGCAGTCATTAAAAATTGAGAGCTAGCACCTCCCTGTAAAAATAACGCTTTGTATCCTTTGTTTTTTAATCCTAATAAATCCAAAACTAAACTTCTAGCATTTTCCATAACAGCAACAAAAGGTTTACTTCTGTGGGAAATTTCAATTAAAGAAAGGTTGTCTTGATTAAAATTTAATACAGCTTCTGAAGCTTTTTGAAGAACTTCTTGAGGTAAGATGCATGGACCAGCGCTAAAATTATGTTTTTTCATTGTGGTATTTTATATTATTACGTGCAAAAATAAGTTATTATTATAGTTCCGAAAGGAATTTTAAAGTATTTACCCCGTCAGCATAATCTGACAATTTAGGGTGTTGAGTTTGCCCGAAAGGAATTTCATTTTCTATAAAGTTATTTGCTACAACGCATTGTATTTTTTCTCTTTCTTCATACAGTTTAATTTTTAAACTGTCAATATTATCGTAATATTCATAAAAAATAGAGGCAATAGGAGAGGAGTAGCTTTGATCTTCTTTAATCATTAAAAAACCGTTTTCTAAAATATCAAACTCACTAATTAAATACACCGCCTTGTTATAGTCGTAATTATTAGCATATTTTGCATTATTGATGATTTCTTGTTGATGGAACATTCCTTTGAAAAAGGGATCGAAATTATAACCTTTAGGAATGAACAGTTTAGAAACATTTCTACACCCTAATCCAAAATAACGAAAGATATCTTCACTTAAGTTTTTAAAATCTTCTGCGGTCTCATTTCCTGTAATGATAGCACAAGAATTTCTGTTTTTTCGAATGATACTAGGTTTGTCTCTAAAATAATATTCAAAATAGCGAGCAGTATTATTACTACCAGTAGCAATAACAGCGTCAAAATTTGTTAATTTATCTTTAGTAAATAGAATATTTCCTTTTAAGGATGGTGCTACATACTCTAAATACTTAGCTAAAAAAGGAAGCAAATGTTCATCATTAGATGATTGCTTTACGACAACGTTATGCCCTGAAATTAATACAGCTAAAAAATCGTGAAATCCAACTAAAGGAATATTTCCTGCCATAATAATGGCTATTTTTTTAGAGGGGTTCTTACCAAGAGTTTCGGTAGAAACCCATGTCGTAAGATCCTTTTCATTCAAAGCTTTAGACCAATTTTCTATAGAGAATAAAATATTATCTTTTGTAAACCATGAATTATGCTCTTGTGCTATTTTAATTTGGTGTTTAAAACCATCAAAAAACAAGTCGTTAAATTCAATATTTTCTTTTTTAACAATTTTATTTTGTGAAAACTGACTCAAAAAGGCACCCAGTTTAGTAAAGGCGCTGATACGTTGTTGGATTATACCCATTTATTTTGGTTCTAAATTATATTGGTTTTACTTTTGCAAGCACAAAGTTACAAAACTGAAAAGATTATTATGGCAATTATTATAACAGATGAATGTATAAATTGTGGGGCTTGTGAACCTGAATGCCCTAACACGGCCATTTATGAAGGCGCTGATGATTGGAAATATGCTGATGGAACAGATTTAAGTGGTGATATTGTATTGCCGAATGGTAATGCAATGAATGCAGACGAAGATCAAGAGCCTCTTTCTGATGAAATTTATTATATCGTACCAGATAAGTGCACGGAATGCAAAGGTTTTCATGAAGAGCCGCAATGTGCAGCAGTTTGTCCTGTAGATTGTTGTGTGCCTGATGATGAACATGTGGAAACAGAAGAAGCATTGCTAGAAAAGCAAAATTTTATGCATAACGAATAAATAGATAAAAAAGAAATTGAAATTTTGAAAAGAACCAAGCCTAAGCGCTTGGTTTTTTGTGTTAAAACGTA from Tenacibaculum maritimum NCIMB 2154 includes the following:
- a CDS encoding 4Fe-4S dicluster domain-containing protein; translation: MAIIITDECINCGACEPECPNTAIYEGADDWKYADGTDLSGDIVLPNGNAMNADEDQEPLSDEIYYIVPDKCTECKGFHEEPQCAAVCPVDCCVPDDEHVETEEALLEKQNFMHNE